In one Caballeronia sp. M1242 genomic region, the following are encoded:
- a CDS encoding bifunctional 2-methylcitrate dehydratase/aconitate hydratase, with protein MSAPISNVRPEPDKVLVDIVDYVLDYDVDSALALETARNCLIDTLGCGLEALSYPACTKLMGPIVPGTIVPNGAKVPGTQFQLDPVQAAFNIGAMIRWLDFNDTWLAAEWGHPSDNLGGILATADWLSRNAVATGKQPLTMKDVLIAMVKAHEIQGCIALENSFNKVGLDHVLLVKVASTAVVGQMIGLSREELINAVSLAFVDGHSLRTYRHAPNTGSRKSWAAGDATSRAVRLALIAKTGEMGYPSVLTAKTWGFYDVLFKGNEFKFQRPYGSYVMENVLFKISFPAEFHSQTAVEAAMTLHDKLKEVGKGVEDIAKITIRTHEAAIRIIDKKGPLDNPADRDHCIQYMIAVPLIFGRLTAADYEDVVAKDPRIDTLRAKMECVEDPQFTKDYFDPDKRSIANALTVEFNDGTKLDEIAVDYPIGHKRRRADGIPLLVEKFKTNLARRFPTRQQQAILAVSLDQAKLEAMPVNEYVDLYVI; from the coding sequence CGGACAAGGTACTCGTCGACATAGTCGACTACGTTCTCGATTACGACGTCGACAGCGCCCTTGCGCTGGAAACCGCGCGCAATTGCCTGATCGACACACTCGGTTGCGGACTCGAAGCCCTCTCGTACCCCGCCTGCACCAAGCTGATGGGACCGATCGTGCCCGGCACGATCGTCCCCAACGGCGCGAAGGTGCCGGGCACCCAATTCCAGCTCGATCCGGTTCAGGCCGCGTTCAACATCGGCGCGATGATCCGCTGGCTCGACTTCAACGACACATGGCTCGCCGCGGAATGGGGCCATCCGTCGGACAACCTCGGCGGCATTCTCGCCACCGCGGACTGGCTTTCGCGCAACGCCGTCGCGACCGGCAAGCAGCCGCTCACGATGAAAGACGTCCTGATCGCGATGGTCAAGGCGCACGAGATTCAAGGCTGCATCGCGCTCGAAAACTCGTTCAACAAGGTCGGGCTCGATCACGTGCTGCTCGTCAAGGTCGCATCGACGGCGGTGGTCGGGCAGATGATCGGCCTGTCGCGCGAAGAACTGATCAACGCGGTATCGCTCGCCTTCGTGGACGGGCACTCGCTGCGCACGTACCGTCATGCGCCGAATACCGGCTCGCGCAAGTCGTGGGCGGCGGGCGACGCGACTTCGCGCGCCGTGCGTCTCGCGTTGATCGCGAAGACCGGCGAAATGGGCTATCCGTCCGTGCTGACCGCCAAGACGTGGGGCTTCTACGATGTCCTCTTCAAGGGCAACGAGTTCAAGTTCCAGCGTCCGTATGGCTCGTATGTGATGGAGAACGTGCTCTTCAAGATTTCGTTTCCGGCCGAATTCCATTCGCAAACGGCGGTGGAGGCGGCCATGACGCTGCACGACAAGCTGAAGGAAGTCGGCAAAGGCGTCGAAGACATCGCGAAGATCACCATTCGGACCCACGAAGCGGCGATTCGCATCATCGACAAGAAAGGCCCGCTCGATAATCCGGCTGACCGCGATCACTGCATTCAGTACATGATCGCCGTGCCGCTGATTTTCGGCCGGCTGACGGCTGCGGATTACGAAGACGTCGTCGCGAAAGACCCGCGCATCGACACATTGCGCGCGAAAATGGAATGCGTGGAAGACCCGCAATTCACGAAGGATTATTTCGACCCGGACAAGCGTTCGATCGCGAATGCGCTGACTGTCGAGTTCAACGACGGCACGAAGCTCGATGAAATCGCGGTCGACTATCCGATCGGACACAAGCGCCGCCGCGCGGACGGTATTCCGCTGCTCGTCGAGAAGTTCAAGACGAACCTCGCGCGGCGCTTTCCAACCAGGCAACAGCAGGCGATCCTCGCGGTATCGCTGGACCAGGCAAAGCTGGAAGCAATGCCGGTCAATGAATACGTCGATCTGTACGTGATTTAG